A genome region from Gossypium hirsutum isolate 1008001.06 chromosome A04, Gossypium_hirsutum_v2.1, whole genome shotgun sequence includes the following:
- the LOC107949269 gene encoding putative germin-like protein 9-2: MTYKTNISTVFLHSCRPFAYGDYLKIAGMGIISCIHAILFVLMLSQVIHGSKIDLKLDCVIPPNITTDDANFFTHTAFRVLIVADPPTAFEFMKVSEAEFPALDGQGVSYAVLQFPPCSLNPSHRHPHAAELLFLLIGSLKVGFVDANDVLHTQTLQTGDLFIFPVGVVHYQYNYGQDLAFAISAFGSANVRTIPTPGLSKRLPSLPRLMHRMLRR; the protein is encoded by the exons ATGACATACAAGACAAATATTAGCACTGTATTTCTTCATAGCTGCCGGCCATTTGCATATG GAGATTATCTGAAAATTGCAGGTATGGGTATCATATCATGCATTCATGCCATTTTATTTGTACTAATGCTTTCCCAGGTGATACATGGTAGTAAGATAGACCTTAAGCTTGACTGTGTGATCCCTCCAAATATCACCACCGATGATGCAAACTTCTTCACACACACTGCCTTTCGTGTCCTGATCGTGGCCGATCCACCGACAGCTTTTGAGTTTATGAAAGTGAGCGAGGCagaatttccagccttagatggtcAGGGTGTTTCTTATGCTGTTCTGCAATTCCCTCCATGCTCCTTAAATCCGTCCCATCGCCATCCTCATGCCGCCgagcttctttttcttcttatagGCTCTCTTAAAGTCGGATTTGTAGATGCAAATGATGTGTTACATACTCAGACACTTCAAACTGGAGATCTTTTTATTTTCCCCGTGGGAGTTGTCCATTATCAATACAACTATGGGCAGGACTTGGCTTTCGCGATTTCCGCCTTTGGGAGTGCAAATGTTCGAACCATACCTACTCCGGGTCTGTCGAAAAGATTACCAAGTCTTCCAAGATTGATGCATCGAATGTTGAGAAGATGA